Proteins from a genomic interval of Herpetosiphonaceae bacterium:
- a CDS encoding phospholipase D-like domain-containing protein — MPRRRTHQQNSRRTRQGGSRRIGRNDLPLNKLIPLLLILAALWLYQNGYFDRWLEQIRDLAPSAQRAPELDDGSQPEAPSADEPVVPQPSVAPRTAPPPQDQVETETMRGYSGSWYQVYFTKPQYPERAENRVGGLDETIAADIDAAQRRVELASFDFDLPKIAEALIRAQQRGVQVRVSIDGENLETPEVSKLTGDLQAAGIPVFFDEREAFMHNKFIVIDETIVWTGSMNLTVNDAFRNNNNMLRIADPRLAANYTAKAEDIFQGAGGTSGSSVLVNPQLTIDSATVVNAFSPDDPITEQIVERLQAAQQSIDVMAFAFTSDPIADTLIEAKQRGLAVRTVMESRNTRGTGSELGKLKDAGVDIHSDGNCYIMHSKTMIIDDHLVITGSFNFTRAAQTQNDENVLIVDDAGLAARYKEEFERVYQQALEPTRCG; from the coding sequence ATGCCACGTCGTCGCACCCATCAACAAAACTCGCGTCGCACGCGGCAGGGAGGCTCGCGTCGCATCGGTCGCAATGATCTGCCCCTGAACAAGCTGATCCCGCTGCTGCTGATCCTTGCGGCGCTCTGGCTATACCAGAACGGCTATTTCGACCGCTGGCTGGAGCAGATCCGTGATCTGGCGCCGTCGGCACAGCGCGCGCCTGAGCTGGACGATGGCTCGCAGCCCGAAGCGCCGAGCGCTGATGAGCCGGTCGTGCCGCAGCCTTCCGTCGCGCCGCGCACGGCTCCACCGCCACAGGATCAGGTCGAGACGGAGACGATGCGCGGCTACAGCGGCTCGTGGTATCAGGTCTATTTTACCAAGCCGCAGTATCCCGAACGAGCCGAAAACCGCGTGGGCGGCCTGGACGAGACGATCGCGGCGGATATCGACGCTGCTCAGCGTCGCGTCGAGCTTGCGTCGTTCGACTTCGATCTGCCCAAGATCGCCGAGGCGCTGATCCGTGCCCAGCAGCGCGGCGTGCAGGTGCGCGTCTCGATCGACGGCGAGAATCTGGAGACGCCCGAAGTCTCGAAGCTGACCGGCGATTTACAAGCCGCCGGTATTCCGGTCTTTTTTGACGAGCGGGAAGCGTTCATGCACAATAAGTTCATCGTGATCGACGAGACGATCGTCTGGACCGGCTCGATGAATCTGACGGTCAACGATGCCTTCCGCAACAACAATAACATGCTGCGTATCGCCGATCCCCGGCTGGCCGCGAACTACACCGCCAAGGCGGAGGACATCTTCCAGGGCGCGGGCGGCACAAGCGGATCGAGCGTGCTGGTGAATCCGCAGCTCACGATCGATAGCGCGACGGTAGTCAATGCGTTCTCGCCCGATGATCCGATCACCGAGCAGATCGTCGAGCGGTTGCAGGCCGCGCAACAGTCGATCGACGTGATGGCCTTTGCCTTCACCTCGGACCCGATCGCGGATACACTGATCGAGGCCAAGCAGCGCGGGCTGGCCGTACGCACGGTAATGGAGAGCCGTAATACCAGGGGTACCGGCTCCGAGCTGGGCAAGCTCAAAGACGCGGGCGTCGATATCCACAGCGACGGCAATTGCTACATCATGCATAGCAAAACGATGATCATCGACGATCATCTGGTGATCACCGGATCGTTCAACTTTACACGGGCGGCACAGACCCAAAACGACGAAAACGTGCTGATCGTCGATGATGCCGGGCTGGCGGCACGCTACAAAGAGGAGTTCGAGCGTGTCTATCAGCAAGCTCTCGAACCAACCCGCTGTGGATAG
- a CDS encoding Crp/Fnr family transcriptional regulator, which yields MLRQESMTLQQTLSTIPLFADLDERALQALARCMCECRYRAGQYLTYEGQPAEALFVVLSGRVRLARTANDGREQVLAVVGSGEVFNMEPLLDGGLTPTTARAMSAVTCLLLPDESLVPLIRQFPDLALVFMRQMAEQLREQAALIEDLGFRSVRARLARLLLNEAANGTAMLTQAELAARAGTVREIVGRTLRQMADEGLVALKRGQVIVLDAMGLQHAAEI from the coding sequence ATGCTTCGTCAAGAGTCCATGACGCTCCAGCAGACGCTCAGCACCATCCCGCTCTTCGCCGATCTGGACGAGCGCGCTCTGCAAGCGCTGGCGCGCTGTATGTGCGAGTGCCGGTATCGCGCCGGGCAATACCTCACCTACGAGGGCCAGCCAGCCGAGGCGCTCTTTGTCGTGCTCAGCGGGCGGGTGCGCCTGGCGCGTACCGCCAACGATGGCCGCGAGCAGGTGCTGGCGGTCGTCGGCAGCGGCGAGGTCTTCAACATGGAGCCCCTGCTGGACGGCGGCCTCACGCCCACGACCGCGCGCGCAATGAGCGCTGTCACCTGCCTGCTGCTGCCGGATGAGTCGCTGGTGCCGTTGATTCGGCAGTTTCCCGATCTGGCCCTGGTCTTCATGCGCCAGATGGCCGAACAACTGCGCGAGCAGGCAGCGCTGATCGAGGATCTCGGCTTTCGCTCGGTGCGGGCGCGTCTGGCGCGGCTGCTGCTGAACGAGGCGGCCAACGGCACGGCGATGCTGACCCAGGCGGAGCTTGCAGCGCGCGCCGGAACCGTGCGCGAGATCGTCGGGCGAACCCTGCGCCAGATGGCCGACGAGGGCCTGGTCGCGCTCAAGCGGGGCCAGGTGATCGTGCTGGATGCCATGGGCTTGCAGCACGCCGCTGAGATATAA
- a CDS encoding ferredoxin family protein, whose protein sequence is MPYIIAEPCIGTKDSACVKVCPVDCIYEGEDQYYINPDECIDCGACEPECPVSAIFAEDAVPEQWQSYIAKNAAFFG, encoded by the coding sequence ATGCCATACATCATTGCAGAACCCTGTATCGGAACCAAGGACTCGGCGTGTGTGAAGGTCTGTCCAGTTGATTGCATCTACGAGGGCGAAGATCAGTACTATATCAATCCCGACGAGTGCATCGACTGTGGCGCGTGCGAGCCGGAGTGCCCCGTCTCAGCGATCTTTGCCGAAGATGCCGTGCCCGAGCAGTGGCAGAGCTATATCGCCAAGAACGCCGCTTTCTTCGGATAG
- a CDS encoding GatB/YqeY domain-containing protein, which translates to MTLLEQLQHDLKAAMRSKEEPRLTTIRSLIAAIKNEEVAKRSRERSAALKRLAQERGVRPDDIPTSDLPKGEPLTEAEMRQVVNREVKQRQDAAESYRAAGRADAMASEEAEIAVLRSYLPQQMSVEQLRPLIQGVIQEVGATSKADLKKVMPLVMQRYKDQADGRTLNQLVQELLS; encoded by the coding sequence ATGACGTTACTCGAACAACTGCAACATGATCTGAAAGCTGCGATGCGCTCCAAGGAGGAGCCGCGTCTGACCACGATTCGCTCGCTGATCGCGGCGATCAAAAACGAGGAGGTAGCCAAGCGCTCACGGGAACGTAGCGCGGCGCTGAAGCGTCTTGCCCAGGAGCGCGGCGTTCGCCCCGACGATATTCCGACGAGCGATCTGCCCAAGGGCGAGCCGCTGACCGAAGCCGAGATGCGGCAGGTGGTCAACCGCGAGGTCAAGCAGCGCCAGGACGCGGCAGAATCCTACCGCGCTGCCGGTCGTGCCGATGCGATGGCCTCCGAGGAGGCCGAGATCGCCGTGCTGCGATCGTATTTGCCCCAACAGATGAGCGTCGAGCAGCTTCGTCCGCTGATCCAGGGCGTAATCCAAGAAGTCGGCGCGACCAGCAAGGCCGATCTGAAAAAGGTTATGCCGCTGGTGATGCAACGCTATAAAGATCAGGCAGACGGGCGGACGCTCAATCAGTTAGTTCAAGAGCTTTTGAGCTAA
- a CDS encoding HDIG domain-containing protein: MSNRQPWRYVDGFRRHARLQRWLLRWLPPRVVRPWRTAAGRRAARQRKPLITMALFGLALGVVLGVILATPISATAGIVKGAPSPVTLHAPRSLSYESEVMTRRAQEEAANNPANVQVRSDSTVQQAQRDAMSQALDDISRIRNSTELSSEARAESLRSLPSVPISDTLALQLVELDDERWQIITDEARRVYDEIWQNHNSALRSTDIQAIRERELPYVQVAPTLNASERNLVLYFVNVFLKANRMVDQEATELRRAAARKAVEPVTVTVIKGQNIVREGDVVSEETYETLLRFGLVFGAGGTVAMLQQFVLGLLAAWLFATYLYRYQSHLWLNHRGLTVIGAAMAALVLGGRIVVPIWEGAPYAFPLATLAVLLTVLFNGSLGLLSALTVAPLIGMQTEQSIGLTLTLMLGSAAGVFVAQRAVRSVSFVWVGLSVAFVTMLSAGVFWLGPLSDWPGALDIAFFSLLNGAQSVIIVLGTYHILGRLANVVTPLQLMELAHPNHPLLHRLMREAPGTYHHSIVVSNLAEVAAENIGADPLLARVGAYYHDVGKILRPYFFTDNQHERSNVHDVLDPKTSATIIIDHVREGARLAREHGLPQQVVDFIPQHHGTNLVSYFYQRALQEDGDTNIEEFRYPGPKPQTREAGIMMLADGVEATVRARAQSGKLRPARPNDEDERGQRGMQSIAEVVEQIVSERLRSGQLDECPLTLRDIAVIKESFINTLQGIYHPRVDYPQPAAQTSNGNGPG, translated from the coding sequence GTGTCCAACCGTCAACCCTGGCGCTACGTAGACGGCTTTCGCCGTCATGCTCGGCTTCAACGCTGGCTGCTCCGCTGGCTGCCGCCACGGGTGGTCCGGCCCTGGCGCACCGCCGCAGGTCGTCGTGCGGCGCGTCAGCGCAAGCCGCTGATCACGATGGCGCTCTTTGGCCTGGCGCTGGGCGTGGTGCTTGGCGTGATCCTGGCGACGCCGATCTCGGCGACAGCCGGGATCGTCAAAGGCGCGCCGAGCCCGGTCACGCTTCATGCGCCGCGCTCGCTCTCCTACGAGAGCGAGGTGATGACGCGACGCGCTCAGGAGGAGGCGGCGAATAATCCGGCCAACGTTCAGGTTCGCTCCGACTCAACCGTGCAGCAGGCGCAGCGCGATGCGATGTCGCAGGCGCTCGATGACATCTCGCGTATTCGCAACAGTACGGAGCTAAGCTCCGAGGCGCGCGCCGAATCGCTCCGATCGCTGCCAAGCGTGCCGATCTCAGATACCCTGGCGCTGCAACTGGTCGAGCTGGACGATGAGCGCTGGCAGATCATCACCGACGAGGCGCGGCGCGTCTATGATGAGATCTGGCAAAACCACAACAGCGCGCTCAGAAGCACCGATATTCAGGCGATCCGCGAGCGCGAGCTGCCGTATGTCCAGGTCGCGCCGACGTTGAATGCGTCGGAGCGCAATCTGGTGCTGTATTTTGTCAACGTCTTCCTGAAGGCGAATCGCATGGTCGATCAGGAGGCAACCGAGCTGCGGCGAGCTGCCGCCCGTAAAGCGGTCGAGCCGGTGACTGTCACCGTGATCAAAGGCCAGAACATCGTCCGCGAGGGCGATGTGGTTTCGGAGGAAACCTACGAGACGCTGTTGAGGTTTGGGCTCGTCTTTGGCGCAGGCGGCACGGTGGCGATGTTGCAGCAGTTTGTGCTGGGCCTGCTCGCGGCCTGGCTGTTCGCGACGTATCTGTACCGCTATCAGTCTCATCTGTGGCTTAATCATCGTGGTCTTACCGTGATCGGCGCGGCGATGGCGGCGCTGGTGCTGGGTGGCCGGATCGTCGTGCCCATATGGGAGGGCGCGCCCTACGCCTTCCCGCTGGCGACGCTGGCGGTCCTGCTGACGGTGCTCTTCAACGGCAGCCTGGGCCTGCTGTCGGCGCTGACGGTCGCGCCGCTGATCGGGATGCAGACCGAGCAGAGCATCGGCCTGACGCTGACGCTGATGCTGGGCAGCGCCGCCGGTGTCTTCGTGGCGCAGCGCGCCGTGCGCAGCGTATCGTTCGTATGGGTCGGGCTGTCGGTTGCCTTCGTCACGATGCTGAGCGCCGGTGTCTTCTGGCTCGGCCCGCTCTCCGACTGGCCGGGCGCGCTGGATATTGCGTTCTTTAGCCTGCTCAACGGCGCGCAATCGGTGATCATCGTGCTCGGCACATACCATATTTTGGGACGGCTGGCGAACGTGGTAACGCCCTTGCAGTTGATGGAGCTGGCGCATCCCAACCATCCGCTGCTGCACCGACTGATGCGCGAGGCGCCGGGCACCTACCATCACAGCATCGTCGTCTCGAATCTGGCCGAGGTTGCCGCCGAGAATATCGGAGCCGATCCGCTGCTGGCGCGGGTCGGGGCATACTACCATGATGTCGGCAAGATCCTCAGGCCGTATTTCTTCACCGACAACCAGCACGAGCGCTCAAACGTCCACGATGTGCTCGATCCGAAGACGAGCGCGACGATCATTATCGACCATGTGCGTGAGGGCGCGCGGCTGGCGCGGGAGCATGGGCTGCCCCAGCAGGTCGTTGATTTCATTCCGCAGCACCACGGCACCAATCTGGTTTCGTACTTCTACCAGCGCGCGCTGCAAGAGGACGGCGATACCAACATCGAGGAGTTTCGCTATCCCGGGCCGAAGCCGCAGACGCGCGAGGCCGGGATCATGATGCTGGCCGACGGCGTGGAGGCCACGGTGCGGGCACGCGCGCAGAGCGGCAAGCTGCGTCCGGCGCGGCCCAACGATGAGGACGAGCGCGGCCAGCGCGGGATGCAATCGATCGCCGAGGTCGTCGAGCAGATCGTCAGCGAGCGGCTGCGCTCAGGCCAGCTCGACGAGTGTCCGCTGACGCTGCGCGACATCGCCGTGATCAAGGAATCATTTATCAACACGCTGCAAGGGATCTATCATCCGCGCGTCGATTATCCGCAGCCAGCGGCGCAGACATCGAACGGCAACGGGCCGGGCTAG
- the ybeY gene encoding rRNA maturation RNase YbeY → MEQETITVNIEVDEPFVPQVDTAALEHLARHVLRGEGIDESVEVSIWITDEDELHTLNRTYRNVDASTDVLSFGAEADEDEQPFVSAPDQPRYLGDLAVSYPHAVRQADEYGHSLQRELSYLVAHGLLHLLGYDHEQPEDAQAMRGREEALLGALGITRES, encoded by the coding sequence ATGGAGCAGGAGACGATCACGGTTAATATCGAGGTAGACGAGCCGTTCGTGCCGCAGGTCGATACGGCGGCGCTGGAACACCTGGCGCGGCATGTGCTGCGCGGCGAGGGCATCGACGAGTCCGTCGAGGTCAGCATCTGGATCACCGATGAGGACGAGTTGCACACGCTGAATCGCACCTATCGCAACGTGGACGCCTCAACCGATGTGCTCTCGTTCGGGGCGGAGGCCGACGAGGACGAGCAGCCCTTTGTGAGCGCACCCGACCAGCCGCGCTACCTGGGCGATCTGGCGGTTTCGTATCCGCACGCGGTGCGGCAGGCCGACGAGTACGGCCACTCGCTTCAGCGCGAGCTGAGCTATCTCGTGGCGCATGGGCTGCTGCACCTGCTGGGCTACGACCATGAGCAGCCGGAGGATGCGCAGGCGATGCGTGGACGTGAAGAGGCGCTGCTTGGCGCGCTCGGCATCACCCGCGAGAGCTGA
- a CDS encoding diacylglycerol kinase family protein, protein MARERSPLRPLTTASAARHPLLRWLIGLIRSFGFAFAGIGALLRTQRNAQIHVAAMIVVVGAGWLLGVGLGDWIALTLATALVLSLEALNTALEAVVDLVSPQPHPLAKRAKDVAAGAVLIGAIGAAIVGCIVFLPKLLALIL, encoded by the coding sequence ATGGCCCGCGAACGATCGCCGCTGCGCCCGCTCACGACCGCTTCTGCCGCCCGGCATCCGCTGCTGCGCTGGCTGATCGGCCTGATCCGCTCGTTCGGCTTCGCTTTTGCCGGGATCGGCGCGCTGCTGCGGACTCAGCGCAACGCTCAGATTCATGTCGCAGCGATGATCGTCGTGGTTGGGGCGGGATGGCTCCTCGGCGTGGGCCTGGGCGATTGGATCGCGCTGACGCTGGCGACGGCGCTGGTGCTGTCGCTTGAGGCGCTCAACACAGCGCTTGAGGCCGTCGTCGATCTGGTGTCGCCGCAGCCGCACCCGCTGGCGAAGCGCGCGAAAGATGTCGCGGCGGGCGCGGTGTTGATCGGCGCGATCGGCGCGGCGATCGTCGGCTGTATCGTCTTTCTGCCTAAACTGCTTGCGCTGATCCTGTGA